In Spirobacillus cienkowskii, a genomic segment contains:
- the gap gene encoding type I glyceraldehyde-3-phosphate dehydrogenase: MSIKVGINGFGRIGRCILRALKDEKNIEVCLINDLTDAKTLAHLYKYDSVHGKAQQHVEYNDNNLILDGKKINITAIKNPVEIPWAAHGIEVVLECTGLFTDGEKASAHLKAGVKKVILSAPGKSIDKTIVLGVNESEYDFAKHHIVSNGSCTTNCLAPLTKVIHDKFGIRKGLMTTIHSYTNDQNILDLPHKDLRRARAAALSMIPTSTGAAKAISEVIPSLAGKLHGFAVRVPTPNVSLVDVTFELEKTVTAADINKALKSAAEGSLKGILGYSEEPLVSCDFNGSAYSSTIDAEYTTVIGENMVKVLSWYDNEWGFSNRMIQLTKLVATGKL; encoded by the coding sequence ATGTCAATTAAAGTTGGTATTAATGGTTTTGGTCGTATAGGCCGTTGCATTTTAAGAGCACTCAAGGATGAAAAAAATATTGAAGTTTGCTTAATCAATGATCTGACTGATGCAAAAACTTTGGCGCATCTCTATAAGTATGACTCAGTGCATGGAAAAGCACAGCAACACGTTGAATACAATGATAATAATTTAATTCTTGATGGAAAAAAAATAAACATCACAGCAATAAAAAATCCAGTAGAAATTCCTTGGGCTGCACATGGAATTGAGGTTGTATTAGAATGTACTGGTTTATTTACAGATGGAGAAAAGGCTTCGGCACATCTCAAAGCAGGTGTAAAAAAAGTAATTTTGAGTGCACCTGGAAAATCAATTGATAAAACAATTGTTTTAGGCGTCAATGAATCAGAATATGATTTTGCGAAACATCATATTGTGAGTAATGGTTCTTGCACAACAAATTGTTTGGCGCCACTGACAAAAGTGATTCATGATAAATTTGGGATTCGTAAAGGACTGATGACAACAATTCACTCCTATACCAATGATCAAAATATTCTTGATCTTCCTCATAAGGACTTGCGTCGTGCTCGCGCAGCGGCATTAAGTATGATTCCAACGTCAACGGGTGCTGCAAAGGCAATTTCAGAAGTGATCCCCTCATTAGCTGGTAAATTACATGGATTTGCAGTACGAGTTCCAACCCCAAATGTATCACTTGTTGATGTTACGTTTGAATTAGAAAAAACAGTCACCGCTGCAGATATCAATAAAGCTCTTAAATCGGCGGCGGAAGGATCTCTAAAAGGAATTTTGGGTTATTCTGAAGAACCACTTGTCAGTTGTGATTTTAATGGTTCTGCTTATAGTTCCACTATTGATGCAGAATACACCACAGTCATTGGAGAAAATATGGTCAAAGTATTATCGTGGTATGACAATGAATGGGGATTTAGCAATCGCATGATTCAATTAACCAAACTGGTTGCAACTGGAAAACTATAA
- a CDS encoding D-alanine--D-alanine ligase family protein, with the protein MDDYFETKNKNQILGLVYDLPTKLKNSNKMIFPDDASAEWESQKTIDKIIETWKQLGFSIILFPLDSTFLKKWSELSSQCTLVHSLVEGWGSLARESWIPSLCELSGIPFIGSDPFAHSVCMSKTQTKLLCQFLKIPVLPFYTIKNLDEITNIPREFFKETHFIKPDGEGSGMGIEANHSISSSKTKTEKIIKELLENYPDGILIEKYIDGPEFTSAMINTPPQFLPIAQIEVPTGVYGLSNKSKEIMGEKVTFPKINKKNEKIIKTGTEKLFYFLQLKDFVRVDWRCDNKGNVFFLEANTLPGLSFHYSVLPMMAQQIGISYVDFFSCLAQSALKRMNSRNLWYGKTRITNKNSQLQK; encoded by the coding sequence ATGGATGATTATTTTGAGACAAAAAATAAAAATCAAATACTTGGCCTTGTCTATGATTTACCAACAAAACTTAAGAATTCTAACAAAATGATTTTCCCAGATGATGCAAGTGCGGAATGGGAGTCGCAAAAAACAATCGATAAGATTATTGAAACTTGGAAACAACTAGGCTTTTCCATAATTCTTTTTCCACTTGATTCAACATTTCTTAAGAAATGGAGTGAGCTGAGTTCACAATGCACTTTGGTACATTCTTTAGTAGAAGGTTGGGGTTCGCTTGCAAGAGAAAGTTGGATTCCATCATTATGTGAATTAAGTGGTATTCCATTTATTGGTTCTGATCCATTTGCTCATTCAGTTTGTATGAGCAAAACCCAAACCAAATTATTGTGTCAATTTTTAAAAATTCCTGTTCTACCTTTTTACACGATCAAAAATCTGGATGAGATTACTAATATTCCAAGAGAATTTTTTAAAGAAACACATTTTATTAAACCTGATGGAGAAGGATCTGGCATGGGGATTGAAGCAAATCATTCTATTTCATCTTCAAAAACAAAAACAGAAAAAATTATTAAAGAACTACTCGAAAATTATCCTGATGGCATTTTGATTGAAAAATATATTGATGGCCCAGAATTTACCTCAGCAATGATAAATACACCTCCTCAATTTCTGCCAATTGCTCAAATTGAGGTTCCTACAGGTGTTTACGGGTTGTCGAATAAATCAAAGGAAATTATGGGAGAAAAAGTAACTTTTCCAAAAATTAATAAAAAGAATGAGAAAATTATTAAAACTGGTACCGAAAAATTATTTTATTTTCTGCAATTAAAAGATTTTGTCAGAGTTGACTGGCGCTGTGACAACAAGGGTAACGTATTTTTTCTTGAAGCAAATACACTTCCTGGCCTGTCTTTTCATTACAGCGTATTGCCTATGATGGCGCAACAAATTGGAATCAGTTACGTCGACTTTTTTTCTTGCCTTGCTCAATCAGCTCTCAAAAGAATGAATTCAAGAAATCTTTGGTATGGGAAAACGAGAATTACAAATAAAAATTCTCAATTGCAAAAATAG
- a CDS encoding aldehyde dehydrogenase, with the protein MSLNLNLIPPYINGNFYATHKLEKIFSIQNPANPIDILATACWSKELVDPVIQGMKSAQKKFRSTSLDERLGYIKKLIGFLKENSEEIKSNMMLELARSRIAVEQEWDLCEKLFYSVSEFCRQALSIKRDEEGWEWQYAPLGLVLVSSNIALPVYSLLCSVLPSLAAGNAVCMQPSSHCLLSGSLLASGFHQASFPPGVIQIVYGDFEVFRRLVLSHQFDTILYTGGEESLEQIRRDTSNQQNARLVLCGGGKNAALVTQSADLQKAIAKIIYGACLDAGQRLESTNLVFIEKPIFTEFQENFVNAIKAMPIGAREDLSRSDIHVMEPLCSSNSWERFLRFQGIAARESDETLRWGKPIDNSGNGYFVSPGVHYMKPEKVLKSIYASNAFFGPDVCLIPIDNRDEMIAILDELGATRCLGVHTQYLEEVHEIRKRSAVPSILWNAATIKLNPLLPSIGRGKAGNSYITGVRFLLSTVYPQVLNLAKSNVLENETKTI; encoded by the coding sequence ATGTCTCTAAATTTAAATCTCATTCCTCCGTATATTAATGGTAATTTTTACGCAACTCATAAATTAGAAAAAATTTTTTCAATTCAAAATCCTGCTAATCCAATTGATATTTTAGCAACCGCATGTTGGAGCAAGGAGTTGGTTGATCCTGTGATTCAAGGAATGAAATCAGCGCAAAAAAAATTTCGTTCCACATCATTAGACGAACGTTTAGGTTACATAAAAAAACTCATTGGCTTTTTAAAAGAAAATTCAGAAGAAATTAAAAGTAACATGATGTTAGAGCTTGCGCGTTCGCGTATTGCCGTTGAACAAGAATGGGACTTATGCGAAAAGTTATTTTATTCTGTTTCCGAGTTTTGTAGACAAGCGCTCTCAATAAAAAGAGATGAAGAAGGTTGGGAATGGCAATATGCACCGTTAGGGCTCGTTCTCGTATCGTCAAATATTGCGTTACCTGTTTATTCTTTACTTTGTAGCGTGTTGCCTTCGCTTGCTGCTGGCAATGCAGTGTGTATGCAACCTTCGTCTCATTGTTTACTTTCAGGTTCATTGCTTGCGAGTGGTTTTCATCAAGCCTCGTTTCCACCTGGAGTCATTCAAATTGTTTATGGTGATTTTGAAGTTTTTCGTCGGTTAGTGTTAAGTCATCAATTTGATACAATTTTATATACGGGCGGAGAAGAAAGTCTCGAACAAATTCGACGCGATACGTCAAATCAACAAAACGCGAGATTGGTTTTGTGTGGTGGCGGAAAAAATGCGGCACTCGTCACTCAGTCTGCTGATTTACAAAAAGCAATTGCAAAAATAATTTATGGTGCATGTTTGGATGCGGGTCAAAGATTAGAATCGACAAACTTAGTGTTTATTGAAAAACCAATTTTTACTGAGTTTCAAGAAAATTTTGTTAATGCAATTAAAGCAATGCCTATTGGTGCACGAGAAGATCTTTCTCGCTCGGATATTCATGTTATGGAGCCGCTCTGTAGCTCCAATTCGTGGGAAAGATTTTTAAGGTTTCAAGGAATTGCCGCACGAGAATCGGATGAAACCTTGCGTTGGGGAAAGCCAATTGACAATTCAGGTAACGGTTATTTTGTATCACCAGGCGTTCATTACATGAAACCTGAAAAAGTTTTAAAAAGTATTTATGCATCAAATGCTTTTTTTGGCCCTGATGTGTGTTTAATTCCGATAGATAATCGTGATGAAATGATCGCCATTTTGGATGAATTGGGTGCAACCCGATGTCTTGGAGTTCATACCCAATATCTTGAAGAGGTCCATGAAATTCGCAAACGTTCTGCAGTTCCGTCTATTTTGTGGAATGCAGCAACAATAAAATTGAACCCACTTTTACCAAGTATTGGGCGTGGTAAAGCTGGCAATAGTTACATTACGGGAGTTCGATTTTTGCTTTCTACTGTGTATCCTCAAGTTCTTAATCTTGCAAAGTCCAATGTGTTAGAAAACGAGACGAAAACGATATAA
- a CDS encoding superoxide dismutase, translated as MAKEIRSFKHLLGKLDGISDSQLEAHFGLYEGYVKKLNEIEEKLEKMDKSLSNYSFGEFSELKRRHCVPYNGTYLHEMYFDNLQANGAPSQQFENLAKSSFGSLDSWKADVKATGLAVPGWVVTCIETTSGKLKNVQIMEHHIGFPLNHIPILVMDTWEHAFFLDFKANRGSYIDTFFKNINWFVVNDRLSQIKA; from the coding sequence ATGGCTAAAGAAATAAGAAGTTTTAAACATTTACTCGGTAAGCTTGATGGAATTAGTGATTCGCAGTTAGAGGCACATTTTGGATTGTATGAAGGTTATGTAAAAAAACTCAATGAAATTGAAGAAAAATTAGAAAAAATGGATAAATCTTTATCTAATTATAGTTTCGGTGAGTTTTCTGAGCTTAAAAGACGCCATTGTGTTCCTTACAACGGAACGTATTTGCATGAAATGTATTTTGACAACTTACAAGCCAATGGCGCGCCTTCGCAGCAGTTTGAAAACCTTGCCAAATCTTCTTTTGGAAGTCTTGATTCTTGGAAAGCCGATGTCAAAGCGACAGGGCTTGCGGTGCCAGGATGGGTTGTCACATGTATTGAGACCACCTCAGGTAAATTAAAAAATGTGCAAATTATGGAACATCACATTGGTTTTCCATTAAATCACATCCCAATTCTTGTTATGGATACATGGGAGCATGCTTTTTTTCTAGATTTTAAAGCAAATCGTGGATCTTATATTGATACTTTCTTTAAAAATATCAATTGGTTTGTTGTTAATGATCGCTTGTCACAAATTAAAGCTTAA
- a CDS encoding ABC transporter ATP-binding protein, whose translation MTVNAILEFKNVKKNYGKKNIISELNFTVSKNEIIVLLGVNGAGKTTTIKMMLGLETPSAGSISLFGLNPTNPESRKSVGITPQNLEFPEGIKTFEILDFIHSHYPNPKPVKEMIKKFELSSFLHQKATKLSGGQKRRLALALAFIGNPQIVCLDEPTTGLDVGSRKILLEAIKEYSKNGNTVFLTTHYLDEIENIATRIIFLQDGKIIADDTVAAIKSLANSTRATIVFYASTHLDFATYRHVVSFEVEESKYTLQTHNADALIYELVNNKVPFKNLNIIKESLESAFINLSKGNTL comes from the coding sequence ATGACGGTCAATGCGATTCTAGAATTTAAAAATGTAAAAAAAAATTATGGCAAAAAAAATATCATTTCTGAACTCAATTTTACAGTTTCAAAAAACGAAATCATTGTACTACTTGGGGTCAATGGAGCAGGCAAAACAACAACAATTAAAATGATGCTTGGACTCGAAACACCTTCAGCGGGAAGTATCTCTCTATTTGGACTCAACCCCACAAACCCAGAATCCCGTAAATCTGTTGGAATCACACCTCAAAATCTTGAATTTCCAGAAGGAATTAAAACCTTTGAAATCTTAGATTTTATTCATTCTCATTATCCCAATCCCAAACCTGTAAAAGAAATGATTAAAAAATTTGAACTTTCTTCATTTCTTCATCAAAAAGCCACTAAGTTATCCGGAGGACAAAAAAGACGCCTCGCCCTTGCCCTGGCCTTTATTGGCAATCCACAAATAGTCTGTCTTGACGAGCCAACAACAGGGTTAGATGTGGGTTCGCGGAAAATTTTACTTGAAGCAATTAAAGAATATTCCAAAAATGGCAACACTGTTTTTTTAACAACACATTATCTTGATGAAATTGAAAATATTGCAACTCGAATCATTTTTTTACAAGATGGTAAAATTATAGCAGACGATACTGTTGCTGCAATCAAGTCACTGGCAAACTCAACACGTGCAACAATCGTGTTTTATGCCAGCACTCATTTGGATTTTGCAACATACCGTCACGTTGTTTCTTTTGAAGTTGAAGAATCCAAATACACTCTTCAAACTCATAATGCAGATGCATTAATCTATGAACTCGTTAATAATAAAGTACCATTCAAAAACTTGAATATCATTAAAGAAAGTCTAGAATCTGCTTTTATCAATTTATCTAAAGGAAATACTTTGTGA
- a CDS encoding FMN-binding glutamate synthase family protein: MRKIFITLSIFLILLNIISIFVFPWFLLSLIIILPIIFLGIHDLLQTAHTLKRNFPVIGHARYLLETIRPEIYQYFVESDTEGVPFNREQRTVVYQRAKGTRDSVPFGTKKNVYQVGYEWVNHSLQPSKMHIKNLRIQIGGRDCLQPYTASLLNISAMSYGSLSKNAILALNGGAKDGGFAHNTGEGGLTPYHLQNGGDIIWQIGTGYFGCRNLDGTFNELEFIKKAAHTPQIKMIEIKLSQGAKPGHGGILPAKKVTPEIAQIRGVPLGKDVLSPPAHSAFTTPTEMMYFVGKLRKISGGKPVGLKFCLGNKWEFIALCKAMLLTNITPDYISIDGSEGGTGAAPLEFTNSVGTPGIDALMFVHNSLVGFGLRKKIRIMSSGKVTTGFEMIKLIALGADLVYSARGMMLALGCIQALKCNANDCPTGIATQDPEFMQGLVVTEKRKRVSHFHSETIKSMVEIIEAMGLEGTHELRPWHVMRRISDTESRSYAELFEYIPEGSLLGSDIPRSFEAVVKLATPESFRPLFV; this comes from the coding sequence ATGCGGAAAATATTTATTACGTTATCTATATTTTTAATATTGCTGAATATTATTTCTATTTTTGTTTTTCCCTGGTTTTTATTGTCGCTAATCATTATACTGCCAATCATATTTCTTGGTATTCATGATTTGCTGCAAACAGCACATACGTTAAAACGAAATTTTCCTGTGATTGGCCATGCCCGTTATTTATTAGAAACGATACGTCCAGAAATTTATCAATATTTTGTAGAATCGGACACAGAAGGTGTGCCATTTAACCGGGAGCAGAGAACAGTTGTCTATCAACGCGCAAAAGGAACAAGAGACTCTGTTCCTTTTGGGACAAAGAAGAATGTCTATCAAGTGGGTTATGAATGGGTCAATCATTCTCTCCAACCTTCTAAAATGCATATTAAAAATTTAAGAATTCAGATTGGTGGAAGAGATTGCTTACAACCCTATACCGCAAGTTTATTAAACATTTCTGCAATGAGTTATGGTTCGTTAAGTAAAAATGCGATTCTTGCCTTAAATGGTGGAGCAAAGGATGGAGGGTTTGCCCATAATACTGGAGAAGGAGGCTTGACTCCTTATCACCTGCAAAATGGTGGTGATATTATTTGGCAAATTGGGACAGGCTATTTTGGTTGCCGCAATCTTGATGGGACATTTAATGAACTTGAGTTTATTAAAAAAGCTGCACACACGCCACAAATTAAAATGATTGAAATTAAACTTTCTCAAGGGGCAAAGCCTGGGCATGGTGGAATTTTGCCAGCAAAAAAGGTAACCCCTGAAATTGCACAAATACGAGGTGTACCGCTTGGCAAAGACGTGCTTTCTCCTCCCGCGCATTCTGCATTCACTACGCCCACTGAAATGATGTATTTTGTTGGTAAACTCAGAAAAATATCAGGTGGGAAACCAGTTGGTCTGAAATTTTGCCTTGGCAATAAATGGGAATTTATTGCCCTCTGCAAGGCAATGTTACTCACAAACATCACACCAGATTATATTTCAATTGATGGATCTGAAGGAGGGACAGGTGCTGCTCCATTAGAGTTTACAAACTCAGTTGGCACTCCAGGAATTGATGCGTTAATGTTTGTGCATAATAGCTTGGTAGGCTTTGGATTGAGAAAAAAAATTAGAATTATGTCTTCCGGAAAAGTAACAACTGGTTTTGAAATGATAAAATTAATAGCTCTGGGTGCAGATTTGGTTTATTCGGCTCGAGGTATGATGCTGGCTTTAGGCTGTATTCAGGCTCTCAAATGCAACGCGAATGATTGTCCTACTGGGATTGCAACCCAAGATCCGGAGTTTATGCAAGGGTTAGTTGTTACAGAAAAAAGAAAAAGAGTTTCGCATTTTCATAGTGAAACAATAAAAAGTATGGTTGAAATAATAGAAGCAATGGGTTTAGAAGGCACTCATGAACTGCGTCCTTGGCATGTGATGCGTAGAATTAGTGATACAGAATCAAGGAGCTACGCTGAATTGTTTGAATATATTCCTGAAGGGTCATTGTTAGGCTCTGATATTCCACGTTCTTTTGAAGCGGTTGTAAAACTTGCAACCCCCGAAAGCTTTAGGCCATTATTTGTTTAA
- a CDS encoding APC family permease yields the protein MGLKREISTSGILFASVSATIGSGWLFGSLYASKMAGPAAVLAWLIGAVAIIIIALCFSELSTLFPVPGGMSVFPAFMHGHSVSFLLGWISWIAFIVIIPIEVSAVIQYAANFVPFLFQDERLTWSGYVVAFFLTAVLLFINVTSAKIMSKTSFYITIWKILIPCLLIVLFFYKSHNFENLTIHGFAPNGLQGLFASLSIGGIILSYNGFQPGVALAGETKNPQKSIPIAIIGSMLICMVIYCLLQLAFILALPPESIADGWDKLSFTGEAGPFAGLAVIIGLAWFGIILYSDALISPFGSGIIFMAASARASYCMSKNGYLPKFFQNLSSNNRVPVQGLLMSFVISLLLFLFLENWKEMAAFYSAAICLCNAVIPVTLYTLRYHFPNLSRPFKIFSYKFVSMTAFYISSLMLFWCGWDIICKLSFVIVIGFVALGIYKVLAKEKFIFNLIGFTWLLFYMIAIGIVSYLGTYGNGSGLIPFGYDFVCIAIICLIAIRLALRFRLPNKKSEEFIQKVLHDLKHERIKNNTQEVA from the coding sequence ATGGGATTAAAACGTGAAATTTCTACCTCAGGTATTCTTTTTGCCTCTGTCAGCGCCACAATTGGCTCTGGCTGGTTATTTGGATCGCTGTATGCGTCAAAAATGGCAGGTCCTGCTGCTGTTTTGGCATGGCTTATTGGGGCTGTGGCAATTATTATAATTGCTTTGTGTTTTTCTGAACTTTCAACGTTATTTCCTGTTCCTGGCGGCATGAGTGTTTTTCCGGCTTTTATGCATGGGCATTCTGTTTCTTTTTTATTGGGGTGGATTTCTTGGATTGCATTTATTGTCATAATACCTATAGAGGTAAGCGCAGTTATTCAATATGCAGCAAATTTTGTGCCCTTTCTCTTTCAGGATGAACGGTTGACATGGTCAGGGTATGTGGTGGCATTTTTTTTAACTGCTGTGCTGCTTTTTATCAATGTGACAAGCGCAAAAATAATGTCTAAAACAAGTTTTTACATCACAATTTGGAAAATTTTAATCCCTTGTTTATTAATTGTATTATTTTTTTACAAGTCGCATAATTTTGAGAATCTCACAATTCATGGCTTTGCTCCTAATGGTCTGCAAGGACTATTTGCATCTTTATCGATAGGGGGAATTATCCTGTCGTATAATGGATTTCAACCCGGTGTTGCCTTAGCTGGAGAAACTAAAAATCCTCAAAAAAGTATTCCTATTGCAATTATAGGCTCGATGTTAATTTGTATGGTTATCTATTGTTTATTGCAATTGGCTTTTATTCTTGCATTGCCACCAGAATCCATTGCGGATGGTTGGGATAAATTGAGTTTTACTGGTGAGGCAGGACCATTTGCAGGGTTGGCTGTTATTATTGGTCTTGCATGGTTTGGAATCATTCTTTACTCAGATGCGCTGATTTCTCCATTTGGTAGCGGTATTATTTTTATGGCTGCATCGGCTCGAGCTTCTTATTGTATGAGTAAAAATGGGTATTTGCCAAAGTTTTTTCAGAATTTATCATCAAACAATCGTGTGCCAGTGCAAGGTCTGTTAATGAGCTTTGTCATTTCTTTGCTGTTATTTTTGTTTTTAGAAAATTGGAAAGAAATGGCGGCATTTTATTCAGCAGCAATTTGTTTGTGTAATGCCGTTATTCCTGTTACTTTATATACTTTGCGCTATCATTTTCCTAATTTATCTCGACCTTTTAAAATTTTTTCGTACAAATTCGTTTCGATGACTGCTTTTTATATTAGCAGTCTGATGTTGTTTTGGTGTGGATGGGATATTATTTGCAAATTAAGTTTTGTTATTGTGATTGGTTTTGTGGCTTTGGGAATCTATAAAGTTTTGGCTAAAGAAAAGTTTATTTTTAATTTAATAGGTTTTACGTGGCTTCTTTTTTATATGATTGCCATAGGAATAGTGAGTTATTTAGGAACCTATGGGAATGGAAGTGGCTTAATCCCATTTGGTTATGATTTTGTCTGTATTGCAATAATTTGTCTTATTGCAATCAGATTGGCTTTGCGTTTTAGGTTGCCTAATAAAAAATCAGAAGAATTTATTCAAAAAGTATTGCATGATCTCAAACACGAACGGATAAAGAACAACACTCAGGAAGTGGCATAA
- a CDS encoding aminopeptidase, whose product MKSIFFIFFPLLLNGCYSFEQGYGQLRLLLKQQPIDDVIANNSETPDRLEKLKIVPSVLEYAKRELALTPGKSYQKYIALNSSSVTWIVQAAEKRELKLKTWWFPFIGEQPYLGFFSREKALIEKQNLVEQNLDTIVGGISAFSLLGYLPDPLYSSMLDHSSMAQFIETLIHESVHRTFYLPNYYSFNENLADFIAKKATIQFLEAHPELKLNVVNYIKDYQKNLKAQKKFQEYLIKVKIDLANFYEDSKNNPQFKNEELFLAERQRKLNKIATDYKTFMNGIELGTYYQHAFIKDKINNALILSYSVYESKQEIIESAYILANSDLKQLLKNLEICLAKVPEDEQALWTAVAGCNPSDSV is encoded by the coding sequence TTGAAATCCATTTTTTTTATTTTTTTTCCATTGCTATTAAACGGTTGCTATTCTTTTGAACAGGGATATGGGCAACTTCGATTGTTATTAAAACAACAACCAATTGACGATGTGATTGCAAATAATTCTGAAACTCCCGATCGCCTCGAGAAATTAAAAATTGTGCCTTCAGTTCTTGAATATGCCAAACGTGAATTGGCATTAACTCCAGGCAAAAGTTATCAAAAATATATTGCGCTCAACTCATCATCTGTAACGTGGATTGTGCAGGCGGCCGAAAAACGTGAACTGAAATTGAAAACTTGGTGGTTTCCATTTATTGGTGAGCAACCTTATTTAGGTTTTTTTAGTCGTGAGAAAGCTCTCATTGAAAAACAAAACCTTGTGGAGCAAAATTTAGATACAATAGTTGGAGGCATCTCAGCATTTTCTTTGCTTGGTTATTTGCCCGATCCTTTGTATTCTTCAATGCTTGATCATTCTTCAATGGCGCAATTTATTGAAACTTTGATTCATGAATCTGTGCACAGAACGTTTTATTTACCAAACTATTATTCTTTTAATGAAAATCTTGCAGATTTTATTGCAAAAAAAGCGACAATTCAATTTCTTGAAGCACATCCTGAGTTAAAGTTAAATGTAGTAAATTATATTAAAGATTATCAAAAAAATCTTAAAGCACAAAAAAAGTTTCAAGAGTATCTCATTAAAGTTAAAATTGATTTGGCTAATTTTTATGAAGATTCTAAAAATAACCCTCAATTTAAAAATGAAGAATTATTTTTAGCAGAAAGGCAAAGAAAACTTAATAAAATTGCTACAGACTATAAAACATTTATGAATGGTATTGAGTTGGGTACTTATTATCAACACGCATTTATTAAAGATAAGATTAATAATGCATTGATTTTATCTTATTCAGTTTATGAATCTAAACAAGAGATCATTGAATCTGCATACATTTTAGCAAACTCTGATCTTAAGCAGTTGTTGAAAAATCTTGAGATTTGTCTTGCGAAGGTTCCAGAGGATGAACAGGCTTTGTGGACTGCTGTTGCAGGGTGTAATCC